One window of Mauremys reevesii isolate NIE-2019 linkage group 4, ASM1616193v1, whole genome shotgun sequence genomic DNA carries:
- the LOC120402938 gene encoding DNA topoisomerase 1-like has translation MTEEEIWKWWEEEPKYEDGIKWTSLRHNGPAFPPPYERLPNNIKFYYNGEIVTLNSEAEEVASLYAKMLDHELTRDETFRKNFFTDWKDTMSPEVKEVIASLNQCDFREMAAYYKRKKTNEKVQQEFGYFFLDGHKQRIGNYNISPPGLLVGRNSPNRGKLKKKILPEDVTINCSEKEIPEPPPGHRWGQVQHNPAVIWLASWKESPPGKLKYMMPHASSKLMGEKDWKKYEVARSLKHHRAQIQEQYRKDWDSEDKSLRQRGVVLYLLDKFAFRVGNKTKEGMTANTFGCCSLRVKHVTLHEDHKGGTKKVEFNFMGKSSILYKKMVPVEEKVFRNLQQFKEEKREKDEADLFDQVNPQVLHTYLKGLMKGLTTKVFRTHIACITMEQELKNLTHHHIKNKVLSFNEANRKVAELCNHQRTKTELHWFELQDKTEASREELSLLKKKLEQATQGINTEELKNDVKRKDDELRKLDVKSRMEENKQLNLNSSKLYYIDPRIIVAWCKKWEVPVEEIYTEAQRDKFAWAIHMNNENFEF, from the coding sequence ATGACGGAGGAGGAAATATGGAAATGGTGGGAGGAGGAGCCGAAGTATGAAGATGGCATCAAATGGACGTCCCTGAGACACAATGGTCCAGCATTTCCTCCCCCCTATGAACGACTGCCCAACAATATCAAGTTTTATTACAATGGGGAGATTGTGACACTCAATTCGGAAGCAGAAGAGGTTGCCAGCCTTTATGCCAAAATGCTGGACCATGAGCTGACCAGAGATGAGACCTTTCGCAAAAACTTCTTCACTGACTGGAAGGACACTATGTCACCGGAGGTGAAGGAGGTCATTGCTTCTTTGAATCAATGTGATTTTAGAGAGATGGCTGCCTActacaaaagaaagaaaaccaaTGAAAAAGTACAACAGGAATTTGGCTATTTTTTCTTGGATGGCCACAAACAGAGAATTGGGAACTATAACATCAGCCCCCCTGGCTTGTTAGTTGGAAGGAACTCACCCAACCGGGGAAAGCTGAAGAAGAAGATCCTGCCAGAAGATGTCACCATCAACTGCAGTGAGAAAGAGATTCCTGAGCCCCCGCCAGGACACCGCTGGGGACAAGTTCAGCATAACCCTGCAGTTATTTGGCTGGCCTCCTGGAAAGAAAGCCCGCCGGGAAAACTCAAATACATGATGCCACATGCCAGCTCTAAACTCATGGGAGAAAAGGACTGGAAGAAATATGAAGTTGCCCGAAGCCTGAAGCACCACAGAGCCCAGATTCAGGAGCAGTACCGCAAGGACTGGGATTCTGAGGACAAGTCGCTGCGGCAGCGGGGGGTTGTGCTTTACTTACTTGACAAGTTTGCATTCAGAGTAGGTAATAAAACTAAAGAAGGGATGACGGCCAATACTTTTGGTTGCTGCTCCCTCAGAGTGAAGCATGTGACACTACATGAAGACCATAAAGGAGGAACAAAAAAGGTTGAGTTTAATTTCATGGGTAAAAGTTCCATCCTATACAAAAAAATGGTGCCAGTGGAAGAGAAGGTGTTTAGGAATCTCCAGCAGTTTAAGGAGGAGAAGCGGGAGAAAGATGAAGCGGATCTATTTGATCAAGTGAATCCCCAGGTGCTGCATACGTATCTTAAAGGTTTAATGAAGGGCTTGACAACAAAGGTCTTTCGAACACACATTGCCTGCATAACAATGGAACAGGAGCTGAAAAATCTCACTCATCATCACATCAAGAACAAGGTCTTGTCCTTCAACGAAGCCAACAGAAAAGTCGCAGAACTCTGCAACCACCAGCGGACAAAAACTGAACTGCATTGGTTTGAGCTACAAGACAAAACTGAGGCCAGCAGAGAGGAACTTTCTCTGTTAAAGAAAAAGCTAGAGCAAGCCACGCAAGGCATCAACACAGAAGAGCTCAAGAATGATGTGAAGAGAAAAGACGACGAACTGAGGAAATTGGATGTGAAGAGCAGGATGGAGGAAAACAAACAGCTAAACTTGAACAGCTCCAAACTGTACTATATAGACCCAAGGATCATTGTGGCATGGTGTAAAAAATGGGAAGTTCCAGTGGAGGAAATCTACACCGAAGCCCAACGTGATAAATTTGCCTGGGCCATTCACATGAACAATGAGAACTTTGAATTCTAG